TCTAAACAATCCAGTTTGCCATCATTTCAGCAATCACATGTTTAGGGACTTAATCTTATCAACTCTTATCCTGTGGTAACAAGGTCCAAGGCTAGCATTTTCAAGCCTCTTTTTGCTACAAAACATCCTCTTGATCTTGTCAATTTTGTGCCTACTACTTATCTACAAGCCATGAAAGAAGAATTTCAGGCCCTTCAATCTACTTGCACCTTCCTCTCCAAGTCAAAATTTAGTAGGATGCAAATGGGTATTTTGAAAAAAGAAGGAAGCCCGATGGTACAATTGACTGATATAAGGCTCGTTTTGTGGCCAAAGGGTTTCATCAGCAGGAAGGAATTGATTTTCAAGGGACTTTTAGTCCGGTTGCAAAGCCAGTTACTATCAGAATCCTATTAACTCTTGTTGTTCAATATGATTGGTTCCCTAATCAGGTGGATATTAGAAATGCATTTCTTGATGGCAATTTGAAAGAAGAGGTGTTTATGCAATATCCTCCTGGATTCATTGATTTATCTAAGCCATCCTTGGTTTTCAAACTCCAAAAGGCCCTCTATGACTTAAAACAAGCTTTTCGGGTCTAGTATGACAAACTCTTCAATACCTTGCTCTCTCTTGGTTTTAAAAACTCCCAGTCTGATTGCTCTATATTTGTGCAAACTCAACCTTCTGCTGTGATCGTATTggtgtatgttgatgatatactaGTCATTGGACTTAATGCTGCTCATTGTCAAGCTCTCAGTTTCCTGTAAAGGACTTGGGTTCTCTCCACTATTTTCTTGGCTTAGAAGTTTAGAGATCCAAGCAAGGTATTCTTCTTGTCAAAACTCATATCGAAGGAAGTAAACCCTGTACAACTCCTCTTGGCACTACAAAATTGGATCATATTGGTGAATTGTTATTTGATCCCAAGAAATATAGATCCATAGTGGGAGGCTTACAATATTTGACTTGGACAAGACCAGGCCACTCATTTTTAGTAAATCAAGTTTGTCAATTCTTTCATTGTCCCAGAGATACACATTTCCAAGCAGTCAAATGTATATTGAGATTTCTCAAGGTTCTATTGATCAAGGGTTATGGTTTAAAAAGGGTGCACTTCTTCTCATAGCCTTCTCTAATGCAGATTAGGCTGGTTGACGATCTACCAGTGGTGACAATGTATATTTAGGCAACAACCTTATCAGTTGGAGTGCTAAAAAGCAACATAATGTTGCTAGATCTTCCACAGAGGCTGAGTATAGGTTTGTTGCCCACATTGCTGttgaattaaattggattagCAAAATTTTTAGGGACATTTCATTTCCTCTTTCTTAGGTTCCAAAGATTTGGTGTGATAATGTTTTTGCGATATCAATGGCATCTAATTCTGTTTTCTTTGCTCGTACTAAGCATGTCGAAATCGACTATCAGTATATAAGGGAGCTTGTTCTTGCAAATTTGGTTAGAGTCATGTATATGAATGCTCAATTTCAACTTGTAGACATTCATACCAAGTCATTGTCAAAGGCACAGTTCAAGTTTTTCAATCCAAGCTATCTTTGGGTTCCCCTCCCTTTAGCTTAAAGGGGTGTAAGGGGACAACTCATACTTAGGCTTATTACTTAGCTTGTACAACTGTATTTTTTGTTATAGCTATTGTGTAACTAATCTTAGTCTTAGTGAGTTAATTAAGCACAATTAGTTACTAAGCCTCATTTATGAAGTGTATAATATACTAAGTTGTAATTCCTTACACATTAAGAAAGACATATACAAGGCTTCTTTCTCACATGTCGAACATAATTTTATGCACTCCTCTTTACACTTCTTGCAACTTTTTAATAGCCATTGGATTGAATAATTAAGCACAAGATTGTAGAATGTCAGAAGAGAGTGTGGAAATTACTTTCCATTTAATAAGTCTAGTCTCGACATTTATAAGTTCTCCAAACAACGGCAAGCATATTTGTTTAGTTGAATTAGTCCATTCTAAGCGAAGCCAACAAATAGGTTAGGGTCAATTGTTCTTAATTGTGTCTTTTGGAAGAAATTTGGTCATGAAAGGCAAGACGGGCCTTTTCATATAACTTGAATTTAATGCTTAATTGTAGGTTTAACATTTAGAAGAagtgtgttaatttttttattttttttttggaaaatgggTTACCTTATTACTAAAACACAACATAAGTACATAATAGAGGCCCAAATACATAAACCACAGAAGCAAAAGAAGGACCTCCGTTGTAACCCAATAGCCCAAAACGTAGTTTTGAGCCCAAAACAGAAGCACACAAACAAACCCTAACAGCTTCCTCCATGCGCTGCCGCCGGAAGCGTCGCAATAGCACAAATATCACCTTAGAGATGGAAAGAAAACAGATTTCGTCCTTTGTCAGATGCATACCGCAGATATCAACCACCAAGTGATAGAAACCGAAGAAGCTTGTGGGATTTCCACAAGCAACACTGCCAAAAAAGGCAGACATGGAGAAGGTGGTGGTGTGATCACCCGAGCCGGTGAAAACATTGGAACTCTACGCACCTTCTCGGTGAAAGGCAAAAGCAGATTGCGGCTAAAAAAGGTTGTAGATCGGAGCGGAGAGGGAATCCATGGAAGACAAAAGAACATGCAGATGAAGGTATGGAAGGGGGACATTGCAGATGGGTGGGTGAGCGGATGGGGAGATGTTGATTGGTTGAAGGGGAAAAGAAATCAGATCTGAGGGCTGATTAGCTAATTCTATAAATTATCTAATTCTAAACTTTGCTGTATTTAGGTTTTGGATGCATTACAAAAGATAAAGGCAGAGGATGATTCAAGCTTGAGCTACAGAAGGTTATGCAGGGAAGGAATTTGTGGGTCATGCTCCATGAACATTGATGGAACCAACACTGTGGCCTGCCTCAGGACCAAGGCCACCACTATCACCCCTCTTCCTCAATTTGAGTAGTATGACCATGTTAGTTTATGTATCTGTGTGATGGATTGGTGTTTGTTTGGCAGTCGAGACGAGTGTACTGAGCCACAATTGCAGGCATTGACAGAAGACCGCACAAGGCTATATAGATGCAGGACAATAAAGAATTGCACAGCTACTTGCCCGAAAAACCTCAATCCAGCTGGTGCCATCAACAAAATGAAGAATAAGCACTTGTCTCAGCCAGTCGAAATGGTTGAGGATCAAGGATATGTTGTCTCAACCAGACCAGTTGGTTGAGAGCTTCTAAACATGTATATGCAAGGGGCTCCCATAGAATATAGAGATGTAAGCCAGTCTAGTAACGCATCTCTCTATAACTGAAGGACAACTACAtgtgtaaaataaaataaccatAATTGGAGGACTCTGTAGTAAACTTATTTTTGGGACAAgacacacaaacacaaacataTTCTAAAGGGTTCCGGACTTGGATGCAAAGAGGTTGCGCACATAATTACTCTTAAATATGAACAGATTAACTTTGGTAAATTCTTATGAAGCCTTGGAAGATTGTGTGGGTCATAAATAAAAACCAGGCATGCCAGAGGGCGAAATGATTTTTATTTGCTGAAGGAGTGTAAATAAGCTTCGTCTGTCAATGTACAGTATAGGGGTGGGCTTGGTtccgttcggttcggttttttgccaaaaccgaaaaccgaaccgaaattatTGTTCAggtcggttcggttcggttcggttttcaaTTGGTTTGTATTTGGTTtgtattcggttcggttttggtCCGgttcgttctctctctctctctctctctctctctgggttTCCAAGTAGCTAAAAAAATTtctatgaaaaattgaaaacaacttGTAGCCATTTTGTAATAAGTCTCATTTCAACATAATCATCAAAAGCATTCCAAATTTCTAATAAAATcgtcaaagacaatgaaaataaatattcaATTCAAAGTTCAATTATAATCAAGTCTTTCAATGTCCAAAGTTAAATAAACATCAAAGTTCAAATCTTCCAAAAGTAACTTAAAATAAACATCAAAATTCAAGTCTTCGACATATAAAATAAACATTTCAAAGTTCAAGTCTTCCACACCTAAAATATCATTCTTTATGTGCTGAAGTGATTTTGGAAGGTGTCCCCACATCTGTCTTCGTAGTCTTATCCCTCGAAACTCTTCTTATGCCTTAATGTAAACCACCTATCACCTTCTCACCATATGAAGCTAGAGACCTAGAAAAAGAAAACGGCATACAATGGTAACAGTGAGAAAGATGCTCCCTTTATATTCTTTCAGTGCATTCAATACATTTAGATGGGTTAACATTAACACATCTATCAGAGTTGTCTAAAAACGTATTGCATAAAAATTATAGAGATCAAATTCGAATAAAGATGAAAATTTTACAGTATTCTTGATGAAGTACAAATGCATAGAAATCAAATTGTCCAGTATAAGAATGGTATGAGAGTGATTTTGAAATGATATAAGACTTACATACTTTCAATGTGCGATCCACCTACTTTTTCAATGACAATTTGCTTGCTAATGCTTGGGTGGCCTAGGGGGCAACATGACACCTTTTTTTGAACTTCCACTTGCCATTTCTACatacaaataataaaagaaaggatactaattaaaatgttatttaaaataatctaacaaaatcaaatgcaataaataaaattaccttTCTCAACTTCTTCACAAAACTCCATCTCCTCAATGGTTGGCTCATGATGTAATGCAACATGAATGGACCTAAGCCAATTTTGAGTACGTATCAAAGCCTCCACCATTTTTGGACTTAAAGAACTACGATATGGATCAATTATTCGTCCACTTGTACTAAAGGAGGATTCCGAAGCAATGGTTGATACGGGAACAGCTAAGATCTCTCTTGCAACACATGCCAAAATAGGGTACTTAGAAACCCCATTCACCCTCCACCAATTCAATATATCAAAgttctcatcttcttctccttcattaGGATCAGAAAGATACTTGTCGACATCATTATGCACAACCCGGGCTCTCTTTGCTTTTCTCATTtcacttttttctttcaactttctTTCTATTTCGGTCATGCTTAATGAAGAGTCTCCACTTGTTGTTTGAGAACTACCACCACCACTTATACTTTGTTGTGTACTCAAAGACATATCTTCATGAATCTTGTAAAAATCAATCAACAAGTCTTTCACCCCATTTGTGGCACTTTCAACTTTTTCTTCATCCTCACCAAATTGTATCTCAAAATAATCAACAACTTTCTCTAATTTGTGGTGAGGATCACGCACAAGTGCAATAAAAAGATATCGATTCATGTCCTTAAGTGAACCCCAATACTTGTCATATTTTTCTTGCATCAACTTGGAGATCATAGACAAAAGTTCATCATCTTTGTTTTCATGCAAGAGACTTTTGATCTTAAACAAATCACCAAAAGTAGTATGAACGGTTGGAGTATTAGAACAACATACTTTTAAAGTGACTTCATAAAAAGGTCTTAAAAAGATTGCAAATATCCCCGCCTCACTCCAATCATCCATCGAAGGTGGCCCCTCCCTCATATTATCATGATTGTCTTTAACAAAGTACGGAAGGTAATGACCATCATCTACTTTTAATCTATCAAAAGCCATCTTGAACTTTAAAGCCGATTCCAACATTAAAAATGTGGAATTCCACCTAGTAGGGACATCCAAAATCACAAGCCCTTTGCTCTCTATTCTCACTTTCTCAACACACCTTTTAAAGATTTCCAACCTTTGAGGGGAAGATCTTACATACCTAACCGCATTACGAATGCTTTGTATAGCCATATTCAACAACTTTATCCCATCATTCACAACCAAATTGAGGATATGAGCAACACACCTCATATGCAAATATTTTCCATCATGTAAGAGTGCATTAGGAATCCCCCACCCACTTATTCGGTGCACCAAGTCCCTTAAACCAGAATCATTTGCGGAAGCATTGTCAACCGTAATGGTTAACACCTTCTCTATACCCCACTCCACTAAACATTCCTCCAAAAGTTGAGCAATGGACTCTCCTTTATGATTTGGAATgacacaaaaattcaaaatctttttatgtaacatccaatcatCATCAATAAAATGGGCGGTGAGAACCATGTAATTGATTTGTTGAATAGAAGTCCATGCATCCGTTGTTAGACACACCCTAAATGTCTTCAATTGACTCTTCAATTTATTCTTTTCGGAATAAAACAAGCTAAGTACATCCTTAACAATTGTCTTATGACTAGGCATTCTCCACATAGGACATGCTTGCATGCAAAAACGGCGAAAACCTTCTCCCTCAACAAAAGTAAAAGGCAACTCATCTATAATGATCATCTCAACACAAGCCTTAGTTACTTCCTCTTGACAAAAACCTATAGCTTCCAACTTATCTTTCGTGCCGGCAAATGTTAAGATCTTTTGCCTATTTGCGGCAAATATTTCCTTATTAGGACCGTAGCTTTTACATCTTGCTAGATGGTTTCTTAAATTAGTTGTACCATTTTTATCCGGGTCGGCCATATATGATTGGGCGCAATACTTGCACAACCCCTTAACTTTACCACCCTCAATTTTTCTATCAAAGTGCTCCCAAACTGAAGACCTTTCATGACTTTTTAATGATTCCAAAAGAGCTTCTTCTTTACTTACTTGGTCACTTGCGTCACCTTCTTTTGGAGTTGCATCAGAGGGATTTCCGGATCCACTAAGAGAAGTAGGGGTTTGTCGAGGTGCCATCGCAGTGTTTTGAGGCGGAGTTGATTCACCAACAATGTCCATCTAAAATAAGAGAATCATACAATTAATTATTCAAATAAGATGGGATGGTTACTCTTATCATtacaattaatgaattaattattaaacataAGGGATAAAGTAATAGAAACTAGAAAGATATGAGTATGACTACTTACTTCCGATGGTATACTCGAAGATGAGTTCGTTTGATCATGAGGGCTAGTTGATTTTGATCTCACTGAGTTTGAACTTGAGCTTGAGCCCCTTGAGACCTTTGACGCCTTTGACTTCATCTAATTcacacaaaataataagaagatAGTAGTTAGTACTACAAACTTAAATgttaattaaaatatggaaGGTCAATGATACAAAATCAAGACAAAATATGGAaggccaatatatatatatatatataacctgcAAACAAAATCTTCACAAGAACTACTCCACAACAACCACAGAGAATATGGAAGGCCAATGATACAGAATCAAGACAAAATATGGAaggccaatatatatatatatatatatatataaccgcACCTATTTATAATAACCTAATCCTACAACTACTCCACAACAACAAAGGCAAGAATCAAACTCCcttcacaatatatatatatatacctgcAACTAAAACTTATAGTGATTTTATAGTAGAAAGGGCTGATTGTACAACAACTCCACAACTTGCagccattatatatataaaagaagtaCTACTGCCCCCTGATTGGTGGTCACGATGATGATCAAGTAATAGTAATCTTTGCCTCAACAGTCAGTCAACCAACAACATTTTCAAGTTGatatttaaaaatttaagcTCAAAACATGCTGCTGCTATAACATTATAAACAAATATGCTGAACTGTTGAAGTGCTCAACAATTAAAGCCTACAAGGGTTCCAAGAAGCAACCACAGAGAGCAAACATTCAAACAAACAACCACAAAGAGCAAACATTCAAACACATCAGATAGGTGGTCTATTGGAAACAAATTAGTTGTTGCCTCTTATCTAACCCATAGAAAACAAGTCGGCATAAATTATTTGTTAGACATCAATCATACAGATTACAATCTGACAACAATTTGTTGCTCATTTCTATTCAGGCTTTTGCAAGGGCCTAACAAGGCGCAAAGCTGCAagtcgataagcttcatctCAAAAGCCTAGGCCACCTAAGTTCATCCAGATTGCTTATTAATTTCCTTATGTTCATCCAGATTCAGAGTCAATCATGGGAACAAGATGAATCTCTAACCCTAGGCCACCTAAGTTTAGAGGTCATGAgctcaaattcaattcaattactTTCTGAAGCATAAAAATACCCAATCTCTTATTACAACTCAATCAATATTTTcaataaaatacaaataaaatctCTAAAACTGTAAGTAGAACAGAAAATTAAACGTGAGAGTGTGAGTGAGACTATTAGACTAACCTTTTGCTATGATTGAGAGTGAGAATTCGTCGGTAGGAATGagagacacagagagagagaggctgtTGTTGCGACTTGTGAGAGAGACAGATGAGGCTGCTATGAAAGGGAATGAGAGACAGAGAGGCTGCTGTGCTGCGAGAGAGACAAATGAGGCTGCTGTGACTGCGAGGGGGAATGAGCGATAGAGAGAGGTTATTAGGAAAGAGACAGAGAAGGGTGCTGTGCTGCTGCGTGCAAATTGGGGGTAGTGGGAAAACAGGAGAGAGTCGGGAGATCGAGAGAGGAGGGTTAGGGTTAGAACTTGGGGAAGGGTTGCAATTTAGGAGTAAAATGGTGGCGTTTTAGAATTAggcttattaattaataaaatattataaaacgacgtcgttttgaagAAGTTCGGTTAGGTTCGATTCGGTTTTGAAACCCcagaaaccgaaaccgaaccaactaGATTCGAGTCGATTCGGTTTGATTCGGTTCAACagattcggtttggtttttttgatctcggttcggttttcggtctgatgttttttggttttcgatttttcCAACCCACCCCTAGTACAGTATGTCTAATACCCAATTCCTGATCCAAGGGCTTTATCACTAACTGCTTACTAACCCGTACAAGTGACTTCTCCAACGTACGTTCCAAGGTCTGCTGAAGGTTAAAGTGATCCAAGTTTCTTGGTATCACAATCATTCTCCGCTAAAAAGTTCTTACTGCAGTTCGTCTTGCGTGCTTTTTAAGGCAATTTTTATAAAGAGACATTGTTGGCAACTCGGAGAACATGAAGCGGATCATTCAGGTTATGTGTGGCACGGTGGAGAGATCGATGGTGTTTATGATTATGGCTAGCGGGCGGCATTTCAGGTCTAGGTTGGGGCGGTGGGTGGTGTATTGGGTCGAGGTTGTGGGTGGTGGGtctgtagacatgtaaatttcgttgcatagaAATGATGCATCGCAAAGCTCCACAtgacatatgactcatcacaaatggacaagtctttgtaccatacttgaccaatcccgaaactactgagcatcgatcaatgttataccgtcaaagacccagaagagtttccctctaactaggaggccaatcacagcgcgacacgtgtcgacatcagaagccaatcatagcgcgacacgtgtcaacatcagaagccaatcacaacacaacacgtgtcaatgtcagaatgaaactagaaactctcttttataaatagagattattctctcacaatatttcctaatgtcatttgtactaaatcattcactagtactcactaaaggagagcttgaacctatgtacttgtgtaaacccttcataattaatgagaactcctctactccgtggacgtagccaatctgggtgaaccacatacttcttgtgtttgcttccctgtcccttaccatttacatacttatccacactagtgaccggagtaatctagtgaaggtcacaaacttaacattttctattataccaaagtcctcactaattttgtgcatcaacatttagcgccatctgtgggaacgacacttattcccactctcttcagctttgccaagttggtttccaccatttgtacactctcttttgaccaggcatttctctccaacatagggagcgaaagaagccacaacacacagaatgacccccctcttgcacctagtgcgaaacaacgaaagaaggaaggaaagaaggttgcttttcaagctaaagtcgatgagctagaagctcagaacaataagatagcaatgaagaatgaggtcttccAGGAGAAGTATGAGAAGCTTTTTGAGACGCTctacgaaactaggcgtactcaaacacgtgagctcgttgcccctgtggacatcaaccatcatctgggtgcccccaacacggagggtcacctccattcgacatgggtatccctgatgaggagcgagctaatcatcaaaatattgatcaacatgagacttctctcaacccagatgtttcgacccgaagtagaagaagtggaggaagacacctccttgcagaagggttggaatgatcgaaagccgcttatcgtgactgccgagacttcctaaagcaacgttgagagaatcccctccacatatgctcgaagataaatgacctaagggtttctgaaagactcggtctccTTCCACGACCTAGGCCagttgccaatctagggaaggaatgacaggtcccagaggaacatgaaggtatgagggactttgaggtattccgacagactcaccctagaagtcagtacggcgagtccaagaaaaaaccacacgcccttgctcaaactttcctacttctaagaggcgatggagacttacgaaagaaaattccagtggtacatgactccactcaagaccccctcGTCCAAAAGGATCAAAGATGAGAGGCTTAAAGCTAGGTCTTCACTTCAGTCTTCAGCCGAACATTGCAGTTGGGTGAAATCCAATCCCTCTGGTCTCTTTCTCACCcgcttctttgttttctttgtcaTTCCACTACACACACCAGAGGAGTGGGAGTGGTGACTGTTTTAAGGATAATATCAATTTCCATTTCAAAAAAACAGGAATGTCAGAGCAGTTAGTCCGCATGCCCCTAACTACCTTGTTCCTAATGTTAGTAGCGTAGACCCGCCTCGGACAACTAAGTGAACCAGACACGGACAAGGATTTTAGGATttcagctccttgaggaagtaaacaagttgaaggccgaacgtcaggccgagatacctgattggcaccaacctaggcctggccttctcataagaaggatcctcgacacccccttcaagtgaagacaaaacaaaagcttggtttacaactctatactggaagggagaacccaattgaacaccttaacctctttgagtccaccatggcatatcggatgtacaccgacgaagagcgatgtcttctcttcccctccaccttctctggtggagctctaaactggtattgctgttttccacctgagacagtagactcatttaaggaattgaggaaactgtttatctctcaacacatcttccagaccgatcacttgcattctgcggatgacttgtacactattcgccagaagttggtcgagtcactacgagagtatgcctgtcgcttcagccatgagtattctcgctgagctgaggcagatgacaagaccgccctcaaggccttcacggcaggcctacgtgattgtttctttaagtacatgatcaatgccaacacttggaagacttattctgaggtgatggcacatgcttacaaccacgcatCCGCCAAAGCAAGGACATGTCAAGGGAACCcctatatggttaacccctatcaacaaatgggaagtggaagtcaagttctaccaattGAGGAGATATTAGCCATTCAGACACCTATTGCATCAtatcctgcctcatttagctactcgttaAGTTACCAAACGtatttgtctcttggtaagaagAATGATTtctactctcagcaagcccattacaacaagagggataaaagttcgtataaAGACAACTAGGGGTGAACGtatcgtcgactattatgactatggggccaagcctcactcttttaaagtggaggactaggtattgaaggaaatgctattataagaaggcataaaaattacaaatgttttgactctcaaccgcttgagatcttttgtcacacaagccattcggtaaatatttaaagaagagggaattcagacaacttcatTTGAGTCTTTTACGTTCCTAGCACTAGAACACTTGGTTTACGCTGACCtgcccttatactccaacttagagcttcaacatgcatactttggcacaaagtatgtgatactaagtgttacaaccaacatggtttacatatcaaaagcatggatcccttcatgcatagcaaaacattcataagcatcactcatgtcaatcaacataaacattatacattttaACACAtttacataaacatcatacattccaacacattcatacataaacatcatacattccaacacatccatacataagccaactgtgcttcgaaagggttcaacatactttgtcttcaacacttgctacaatgtgcctcgacaccttgcccttattctcaccaaccaagtgatgaaatgtgaagaaggaactcatcttcatgctaccaaccaggtgatgaaatgtacaacccgtactctaatatcatttggcaacttgccactcatgccaccaaccaggtgaagaaagaactcatcttcatgccaccaactaggtgatgaaatgtacaacctgtattgtccttcatgccaccaaccaggtgatgaaatatacaacctgTACTcgaatatcatttggcaacttgccacttatgccactaaccaggtgaagaaggaactcatcttcgtgccaccaaccaggtgatgaaatgtacaacccgtactttccttcctgccaccaaccaggtgatgaaatgtacaacccgtactctaatatcatttggcaacttgccattcatgccaccaactaggtgaagaag
Above is a window of Malus sylvestris chromosome 15, drMalSylv7.2, whole genome shotgun sequence DNA encoding:
- the LOC126602515 gene encoding uncharacterized protein LOC126602515 isoform X1, with protein sequence MHTADINHQVIETEEACGISTSNTAKKGRHGEGGGVITRAGENIGTLRTFSVKGKSRLRLKKVVDRSGEGIHGRQKNMQMKVWKGDIADGWVLDALQKIKAEDDSSLSYRRLCREGICGSCSMNIDGTNTVACLRTKATTITPLPQFE
- the LOC126602515 gene encoding uncharacterized protein LOC126602515 isoform X2 produces the protein MHTADINHQVIETEEACGISTSNTAKKGRHGEGGGVITRAGENIGTLRTFSVKGKSRLRLKKVVDRSGEGIHGRQKNMQMKVLDALQKIKAEDDSSLSYRRLCREGICGSCSMNIDGTNTVACLRTKATTITPLPQFE